From a region of the Impatiens glandulifera chromosome 4, dImpGla2.1, whole genome shotgun sequence genome:
- the LOC124934167 gene encoding elongation factor 2 — protein MVKFTADELRRIMDYKHNIRNMSVIAHVDHGKSTLTDSLVAAAGIIAQEVAGDVRMTDTRADEAERGITIKSTGISLYYEMEDEALKSFKGERHGNEYLINLIDSPGHVDFSSEVTAALRITDGALVVVDCVEGVCVQTETVLRQALGERIRPVLTVNKMDRCFLELQVEGEEAYQTFSRVIENANVIMATYEDPLLGDVQVYPEKGTVAFSAGLHGWAFTLTNFAKMYASKFGVDESKMMERLWGENFFDPATRKWTGKNTGTATCKRGFVQFCYDPIKMIINTCMNDQKDKLWPMLQKLGVSMKSDEKDLMGKPLMKRVMQTWLPASTALLEMMIFHLPSPSTAQRYRVENLYEGPLDDQYATAIRNCDPEGPLMLYVSKMIPASDKGRFFAFGRVFSGKISTGMKVRIMGPNFVPGEKKDLYTKSVQRTVIWMGKKQETVEDVPCGNTVALVGLDQYITKNATLTNEKEVDAHPIRAMKFSVSPVVRVAVQCKVASDLPKLVEGLKRLAKSDPMVVCSIEESGEHIIAGAGELHLEICLKDLQDDFMGGAEIIKSDPVVSFRETVLEKSSRVVMSKSPNKHNRLYMEARPMEEGLAEAIDDGRIGPRDDPKNRSKILAEEFGWDKDLAKKIWCFGPETTGPNMVVDMCKGVQYLNEIKDSVVAGFQWASKEGALAEENMRGICFEVCDVVLHSDAIHRGGGQVIPTARRVIYASQLTAKPRLLEPVYLVEIQAPEGALGGIYSVLNQKRGHVFEEMQRPGTPLYNIKAYLPVVESFGFSSTLRAATSGQAFPQCVFDHWEMMTSDPLETGSQASTLVADIRKRKGLKEQMTPLSDFEDKL, from the exons ATG GTTAAGTTTACAGCTGATGAGCTCCGTAGGATTATGGACTACAAGCACAACATCAGAAACATGTCTGTGATTGCTCACGTCGATCACG GAAAATCCACTCTTACTGACTCACTTGTGGCTGCTGCGGGTATCATTGCCCAAGAAGTTGCTGGTGATGTTCGTATGACTGATACCCGTGCTGATGAGGCTGAGCGTGGTATCACCATCAAGTCCACTGGTATTTCTCTCTACTATGAGATGGAAGATGAGGCCCTTAAGAGCTTCAAGGGAGAAAGACACGGAAACGAGTACCTTATCAATTTGATTGATTCACCTGGGCACGTTGACTTTTCTTCTGAAGTTACTGCTGCTCTTCGTATCACTGATGGTGCCCTTGTGGTGGTTGATTGTGTTGAGGGTGTCTGTGTCCAAACAGAGACTGTCCTCCGACAGGCTTTGGGAGAAAGGATTCGACCTGTCTTGACTGTCAACAAGATGGACAGGTGTTTCCTTGAGCTTCAAGTTGAAGGAGAAGAAGCTTACCAGACATTTTCAAGGGTTATTGAGAATGCTAATGTCATCATGGCCACATATGAAGACCCATTGCTCGGTGATGTTCAGGTTTACCCTGAGAAGGGAACTGTTGCTTTCTCTGCTGGTCTTCACGGTTGGGCTTTTACCCTTACCAACTTCGCTAAGATGTATGCTTCCAAATTCGGTGTTGATGAGAGCAAGATGATGGAGAGACTTTGGGGTGAGAACTTCTTTGACCCAGCAACCAGAAAGTGGACTGGAAAGAACACTGGTACTGCCACCTGCAAACGTGGGTTCGTTCAGTTCTGTTACGATCCAATCAAGATGATTATCAACACTTGCATGAACGACCAGAAAGACAAGCTGTGGCCCATGTTGCAGAAACTTGGAGTCTCAATGAAGTCTGACGAAAAGGATTTGATGGGAAAGCCTTTGATGAAGCGTGTTATGCAGACATGGCTTCCAGCCAGCACTGCCCTACTTGAGATGATGATATTCCATCTCCCATCCCCCTCAACTGCCCAGAGGTATCGTGTTGAGAATCTGTACGAGGGTCCTCTTGACGATCAATACGCAACTGCTATTAGGAACTGTGATCCTGAAGGTCCTCTCATGCTTTATGTATCTAAGATGATTCCAGCTTCCGACAAAGGTCGGTTCTTTGCTTTCGGACGTGTGTTTTCTGGTAAGATTTCTACCGGAATGAAGGTCAGAATCATGGGTCCTAATTTCGTTCCTGGTGAGAAGAAGGATCTTTACACCAAGAGTGTTCAGAGGACTGTCATCTGGATGGGAAAGAAGCAAGAAACAGTTGAAGATGTTCCTTGTGGTAACACTGTTGCTTTGGTCGGTTTGGATCAATACATTACCAAGAATGCAACTCTAACGAATGAGAAGGAAGTTGATGCTCACCCAATCCGAGCCATGAAGTTCTCTGTCTCACCCGTTGTCCGTGTTGCTGTTCAGTGCAAGGTCGCCTCTGATCTTCCAAAGCTTGTGGAAGGTCTAAAACGTTTGGCCAAATCTGACCCTATGGTTGTCTGCAGTATTGAGGAGTCCGGTGAACACATCATTGCAGGAGCTGGTGAGTTGCATTTGGAAATCTGTTTGAAGGATCTGCAAGATGATTTCATGGGAGGTGCTGAAATCATAAAATCCGACCCTGTTGTGTCTTTCCGTGAGACTGTTCTTGAGAAATCTAGCCGTGTTGTGATGAGCAAATCGCCAAACAAGCATAACCGTTTGTACATGGAGGCTAGACCCATGGAAGAAGGCTTGGCTGAGGCTATTGATGATGGAAGAATTGGCCCAAGAGATGATCCCAAGAACAGGTCTAAGATCCTTGCTGAAGAATTTGGCTGGGATAAGGATCTAGCCAAGAAGATCTGGTGTTTCGGTCCTGAAACCACCGGCCCTAACATGGTTGTTGATATGTGTAAGGGAGTTCAGTATTTGAACGAAATCAAGGATTCAGTTGTTGCTGGTTTCCAGTGGGCTTCTAAGGAAGGTGCCCTAGCTGAGGAGAACATGAGAGGTATTTGCTTTGAAGTTTGTgatgttgttcttcattctgaTGCTATTCACAGAGGTGGTGGTCAAGTTATCCCTACTGCAAGGAGAGTTATTTATGCTTCTCAGTTGACCGCCAAGCCCAGGCTGTTGGAACCCGTCTATCTTGTTGAGATTCAAGCACCCGAAGGAGCTCTTGGTGGTATTTACAGTGTTCTGAATCAGAAGCGTGGACACGTTTTCGAAGAGATGCAGAGGCCAGGTACTCCTTTGTATAACATCAAGGCTTATCTTCCTGTTGTTGAGTCTTTCGGATTTTCGAGTACTTTGAGGGCTGCAACTTCTGGACAAGCTTTCCCCCAGTGTGTGTTTGATCATTGGGAAATGATGACTTCTGATCCACTTGAGACTGGTTCTCAAGCTTCGACTTTGGTTGCTGATATCCGTAAGCGTAAGGGTTTGAAGGAGCAGATGACCCCCTTGTCCGATTTCGAAGACAAGCTCtag
- the LOC124935084 gene encoding serine/threonine-protein phosphatase 5-like isoform X1 — protein sequence MSDMETENTNISRAEEFKTRANEAFKGHKYSQAIDLYTKAIDLNSENSVYWANRAFAHTKLEEYGSAIQDASKAIEIDPKYTKGYYRRGAAYLALGKFKDALRDFQQVNKICPNDPDTTKKLKECEKAVMKLKFEEAIAAPESGRRSVADSIDYQTTGSGKSSSSISQNVPPLAVAVAVAVISVLLLIISTNLSTVVSAGGAILLMVIGIWWAASTGVFNKTQTHDVDVGPQYSGAKIEGDTVTLDFVKQMMEDFKNQKSLHNKYAYQIVQQTRDLLQALPSLVDIHIPDGKHFTVCGDVHGQFYDLLNIFKLNGLPSEDNPYLFNGDFVDRGSFSVEVILTLFAFKCMCPSAIYLSRGNHESKSMNKIYGFEGEVRSKLTESFVELFAKVFCCLPLAHVINQKVFVVHGGLFSIDGVKLSDLKAIDRFCEPPEEGLMCELLWSDPQSHPGRGPSKRGVGLSFGGDVTKRFLQDNDLDLLVRSHEVKEEGYEIEHDGKLITVFSAPNYCDQMGNKGAFIRFEAPDLKPNIVTFSAVPHPDVKPMAYANNFLRMFS from the exons ATGTCCGATATGGAAACTGAAAACACAAATATTTCACGTGCTGAAGAGTTCAAGACTCGCGCTAATGAAGCTTTTAAAG GCCATAAGTATTCCCAAGCTATTGATCTGTATACAAAAGCGATTGACCTAAATAGTGAGAATTCTGTATATTGGGCAAACCGTGCTTTTGCTCACACCAAACTGGAAGAATATGGGAGTGCTATACAAGATGCGTCGAAGGCTATTGAGATTGATCCCAAGTATACAAAG GGTTATTACAGGCGAGGCGCAGCATATCTTGCCTTGGGTAAATTTAAAGATGCACTCAGGGATTTTCAACAG GTAAATAAAATATGTCCAAATGACCCGGATACAACCAAGAAGTTAAAGGAATGTGAAAAGGCTGTAATGAAGCTTAAATTTGAAGAAGCCATTGCTGCACCTGAATCAGGAAGGCGTTCAGTAGCAGATTCCATTGATTATCAAACCACAG GGTCTGGCAAAAGCTCATCATCTATTTCTCAAAATGTGCCTCCACTGGCAGTGGCAGTGGCAGTAGCGGTTATATCTGTCCTACTGCTGATTATAAGTACGAATTTGTCCACAGTGGTGTCAGCAGGAGGGGCGATTTTATTGATGGTCATAGGGATATGGTGGGCTGCCTCCACCGGTGTTTTCAACAAGACTCAAACACATGACGTAG ATGTGGGACCACAATATTCCGGGGCAAAAATAGAAGGGGACACTGTAACTCTAGATTTTGTGAAACAAATGATGGAAGACTTCAAGAATCAGAAATCCTTACACAATAA GTATGCATACCAGATTGTCCAACAAACAAGAGATCTGTTACAAGCCTTGCCATCTCTTGTAGATATTCATATTCCAGATGGCAAGCACTTCACTGTTTGTGGCGATGTTCACGGCCAG ttctatgatctattaaacatttttaagcTAAACGGGCTTCCTTCTGAAGACAATCCATATTTGTTTAATGGAGATTTTGTGGATCGGGGATCCTTTTCAGTTGAAGTCATACTCACGTTATTTGCTTTTAAGTGCATGTGTCCATCAG CTATATATCTCTCTCGTGGAAACCATGAAAGTAAGAGCATGAATAAGATATATGGGTTTGAAGGGGAGGTCAGATCGAAGTTGACTGAGTCATTTGTGGAACTGTTTGCTAAAGTATTTTGTTGTCTGCCTCTGGCTCATGTAATAAACCAAAAGGTTTTCGTAGTCCATGGTGGTCTTTTCAGTATTGACGGTGTGAAGCTTTCTGACCTTAAAGCAATTGATCGGTTTTGTGAACCTCCAGAGGAAG GTTTGATGTGTGAATTGCTGTGGAGTGATCCACAATCGCATCCTGGTAGAGGACCTAGCAAGCGAGGTGTAGGTCTTTCGTTTGGTGGGGATGTAACAAAGAGATTTTTGCAGGATAACGATCTAG ATTTGCTGGTGCGATCTCACGAGGTGAAGGAGGAAGGCTATGAGATTGAACATGATGGCAAATTAATTACTGTATTTTCAGCTCCTAACTATTGTGATCAG ATGGGAAATAAAGGTGCTTTTATCCGTTTTGAAGCACCCGATCTAAAGCCAAACATTGTAACTTTCTCAGCTGTG CCACATCCTGATGTGAAGCCAATGGCATATGCGAACAACTTCCTCCGAATGTTTTCATGA
- the LOC124934775 gene encoding beta-amyrin 6-beta-monooxygenase-like, producing the protein MVVPPGTTGWPILGESMAMAMSGPQKFMSERMKNRSPEVFQTSLLGEKMAVFCGASGNKFLFSNETKVLTTWWPKSIKKALIFPSFTQSSFKDIAALKKGFMQEILKPEALKHYIPIMDSMARDHIESEWAPNKQVKISPLARHYTFSLACKLFMGIDDPHHVKKLADSFNELISGMFSVPLNFPGTAYYRACNAGKRVRQMLLDIIEQREKEISESYKKNEGHNYKDLLSRMLLAVDQDNDKLMNEMEVSNNIIGMLVASYDTTSTSVTFVLNFLAELPHIYEEVYKEQMEIAKSKGSEDQLSWEDIEKMKYSWNVAREALRLVPPAQGAFREAATDFTYGGFTIPKGWKTFWSVHTTHRNPNYFPEPDKFDPSRFDGSGPAPFTFVPFGGGPRMCPGKEYARLEILVYIHNIVTRFKLEKAVKDERIVFHSSPIPSHGVPVHLHPHKI; encoded by the exons ATGGTCGTGCCTCCAGGCACGACAGGTTGGCCAATTCTCGGAGAAAGCATGGCAATGGCCATGTCAGGACCGCAAAAGTTCATGAGCGAAAGAATGAAGAACCGTTCGCCCGAGGTTTTCCAAACATCCTTACTCGGAGAAAAAATGGCTGTTTTTTGTGGAGCTTCGGGTAACAAGTTCTTGTTTTCAAACGAGACAAAAGTCCTAACCACATGGTGGCCAAAGTCTATCAAGAAAGCACTCATATTTCCTTCATTCACCCAAAGTTCATTTAAAGACATAGCCGCACTTAAGAAGGGATTCATGCAAGAAATCCTCAAACCCGAGGCATTAAAACATTACATACCAATCATGGACTCGATGGCACGCGATCATATAGAATCCGAGTGGGCTCCAAACAAACAAGTGAAGATTTCACCACTCGCGAGACACTATACCTTTTCATTAGCATGTAAACTATTCATGGGCATTGATGATCCTCACCATGTAAAGAAACTCGCGGATTCCTTCAACGAGTTGATTTCGGGGATGTTCTCAGTCCCTTTGAATTTTCCCGGGACAGCTTATTATCGAGCATGCAATGCGGGCAAAAGGGTACGCCAAATGCTTCTAGACATCATCGAGCAAAGGGAGAAGGAGATATCGGAGAGCTATAAGAAGAACGAAGGACACAACTATAAGGACCTTTTATCGCGAATGTTGTTGGCAGTTGATCAAGATAACGACAAGCTTATGAATGAGATGGAGGTTTCTAACAACATTATAGGAATGTTGGTTGCTAGCTACGACACAACCAGTACTTCAGTCACTTTTGTTCTCAACTTTCTTGCCGAGCTTCCACATATCTATGAAGAGGTCTACAAAG AACAAATGGAAATTGCAAAATCTAAAGGATCAGAAGATCAGCTATCGTGGGAAGACATAGAGAAGATGAAGTATTCATGGAATGTGGCTCGCGAGGCTTTAAGGTTGGTACCACCAGCTCAGGGTGCCTTTAGAGAGGCTGCAACCGACTTTACTTATGGCGGTTTTACCATTCCCAAAGGCTGGAAG ACTTTCTGGAGTGTGCATACTACCCACAGGAATCCAAACTACTTCCCCGAACCAGACAAGTTCGACCCATCAAGATTCGACGGAAGTGGACCAGCACCATTCACATTTGTGCCATTCGGAGGAGGGCCAAGAATGTGTCCTGGGAAAGAGTATGCTAGGCTTGAAATACTTGTCTATATTCACAACATTGTGACAAGATTCAAGCTGGAGAAAGCTGTGAAAGATGAGAGGATAGTTTTCCATTCATCTCCAATACCATCACATGGAGTACCTGTTCATCTGCATCCTCACAAGATATAA
- the LOC124933965 gene encoding peroxisomal and mitochondrial division factor 1-like: MVNEAPIEGDERTVDIAGNDDRDEDFVDFDDNNGNASFALSQKFEALELEKRELTEENESMINRIEKLKAEIQGLENDKGELKKVIEVSEADKKVLESTAARAAELETEVSRLQRDLISSNADGEEVGKDLFELRKAMEELKKSELEKSLKLDVLEKERNSLVERIHKDADGVKEAKALTDARVREMEKKIEGLEQREVREKSDRITIEQETKAKLDEKDGEIRRLKTQVEDLESISMESSLELERLNKEREELEIVKNELEAHLKKSERKVKEMGRKADELVKELESSERMMIALKEKRLDMNGTKSSSIDDSRDQLELSTGWELQWPVVVAASTGASIAAVAAVYYLRSAKLR; encoded by the coding sequence ATGGTTAATGAAGCACCGATCGAAGGCGATGAACGAACGGTAGATATTGCCGGAAATGACGATCGCGATGAGGATTTCGTTGATTTTGATGATAACAATGGAAATGCGTCATTCGCGTTGTCGCAGAAGTTTGAAGCACTGGAACTAGAGAAACGTGAATTGACTGAGGAGAACGAATCGATGATTAATAGAATTGAGAAACTGAAAGCGGAGATTCAAGGATTGGAGAATGATAAGGGAGAGTTAAAGAAGGTGATTGAAGTTTCTGAAGCGGATAAGAAGGTTCTAGAATCAACTGCTGCTAGGGCAGCGGAATTGGAGACGGAGGTATCGAGGTTGCAGCGTGATTTGATCTCATCGAATGCTGATGGAGAGGAAGTTGGTAAGGATTTATTTGAATTGAGGAAAGCTATGGAAGAGTTGAAGAAGAGTGAGTTGGAGAAGAGTTTAAAGTTGGATGTTCTTGAGAAGGAAAGGAATTCGTTAGTGGAACGTATTCATAAGGATGCGGATGGAGTTAAGGAAGCGAAAGCATTGACGGATGCTAGAGTTCGAGAAATGGAGAAGAAAATTGAAGGTCTGGAACAGAGAGAGGTTCGCGAGAAGAGTGATAGAATCACGATTGAGCAGGAAACGAAAGCTAAACTGGATGAGAAAGACGGTGAAATTCGAAGGTTGAAGACGCAGGTAGAGGATCTTGAATCGATTAGTATGGAGAGTAGTTTAGAACTGGAGAGGTTGAATAAGGAAAGAGAAGAGTTAGAGATTGTGAAGAATGAACTTGAAGCACATTTGAAGAAATCAGAAAGGAAAGTGAAGGAAATGGGGAGAAAAGCTGATGAATTGGTGAAGGAATTGGAATCGTCGGAAAGGATGATGATTGCTTTGAAAGAGAAAAGACTTGATATGAATGGAACCAAGTCTTCTTCCATTGATGATAGTCGTGATCAGCTCGAATTGAGTACCGGGTGGGAGTTGCAGTGGCCGGTGGTGGTTGCAGCATCGACAGGAGCTTCCATTGCAGCGGTTGCGGCTGTCTATTACCTTCGAAGTGCAAAGCTAAGGTGA
- the LOC124935084 gene encoding serine/threonine-protein phosphatase 5-like isoform X2 has product MSDMETENTNISRAEEFKTRANEAFKGHKYSQAIDLYTKAIDLNSENSVYWANRAFAHTKLEEYGSAIQDASKAIEIDPKYTKGYYRRGAAYLALGKFKDALRDFQQVNKICPNDPDTTKKLKECEKAVMKLKFEEAIAAPESGRRSVADSIDYQTTDVGPQYSGAKIEGDTVTLDFVKQMMEDFKNQKSLHNKYAYQIVQQTRDLLQALPSLVDIHIPDGKHFTVCGDVHGQFYDLLNIFKLNGLPSEDNPYLFNGDFVDRGSFSVEVILTLFAFKCMCPSAIYLSRGNHESKSMNKIYGFEGEVRSKLTESFVELFAKVFCCLPLAHVINQKVFVVHGGLFSIDGVKLSDLKAIDRFCEPPEEGLMCELLWSDPQSHPGRGPSKRGVGLSFGGDVTKRFLQDNDLDLLVRSHEVKEEGYEIEHDGKLITVFSAPNYCDQMGNKGAFIRFEAPDLKPNIVTFSAVPHPDVKPMAYANNFLRMFS; this is encoded by the exons ATGTCCGATATGGAAACTGAAAACACAAATATTTCACGTGCTGAAGAGTTCAAGACTCGCGCTAATGAAGCTTTTAAAG GCCATAAGTATTCCCAAGCTATTGATCTGTATACAAAAGCGATTGACCTAAATAGTGAGAATTCTGTATATTGGGCAAACCGTGCTTTTGCTCACACCAAACTGGAAGAATATGGGAGTGCTATACAAGATGCGTCGAAGGCTATTGAGATTGATCCCAAGTATACAAAG GGTTATTACAGGCGAGGCGCAGCATATCTTGCCTTGGGTAAATTTAAAGATGCACTCAGGGATTTTCAACAG GTAAATAAAATATGTCCAAATGACCCGGATACAACCAAGAAGTTAAAGGAATGTGAAAAGGCTGTAATGAAGCTTAAATTTGAAGAAGCCATTGCTGCACCTGAATCAGGAAGGCGTTCAGTAGCAGATTCCATTGATTATCAAACCACAG ATGTGGGACCACAATATTCCGGGGCAAAAATAGAAGGGGACACTGTAACTCTAGATTTTGTGAAACAAATGATGGAAGACTTCAAGAATCAGAAATCCTTACACAATAA GTATGCATACCAGATTGTCCAACAAACAAGAGATCTGTTACAAGCCTTGCCATCTCTTGTAGATATTCATATTCCAGATGGCAAGCACTTCACTGTTTGTGGCGATGTTCACGGCCAG ttctatgatctattaaacatttttaagcTAAACGGGCTTCCTTCTGAAGACAATCCATATTTGTTTAATGGAGATTTTGTGGATCGGGGATCCTTTTCAGTTGAAGTCATACTCACGTTATTTGCTTTTAAGTGCATGTGTCCATCAG CTATATATCTCTCTCGTGGAAACCATGAAAGTAAGAGCATGAATAAGATATATGGGTTTGAAGGGGAGGTCAGATCGAAGTTGACTGAGTCATTTGTGGAACTGTTTGCTAAAGTATTTTGTTGTCTGCCTCTGGCTCATGTAATAAACCAAAAGGTTTTCGTAGTCCATGGTGGTCTTTTCAGTATTGACGGTGTGAAGCTTTCTGACCTTAAAGCAATTGATCGGTTTTGTGAACCTCCAGAGGAAG GTTTGATGTGTGAATTGCTGTGGAGTGATCCACAATCGCATCCTGGTAGAGGACCTAGCAAGCGAGGTGTAGGTCTTTCGTTTGGTGGGGATGTAACAAAGAGATTTTTGCAGGATAACGATCTAG ATTTGCTGGTGCGATCTCACGAGGTGAAGGAGGAAGGCTATGAGATTGAACATGATGGCAAATTAATTACTGTATTTTCAGCTCCTAACTATTGTGATCAG ATGGGAAATAAAGGTGCTTTTATCCGTTTTGAAGCACCCGATCTAAAGCCAAACATTGTAACTTTCTCAGCTGTG CCACATCCTGATGTGAAGCCAATGGCATATGCGAACAACTTCCTCCGAATGTTTTCATGA